A window of Streptomyces sp. Je 1-332 genomic DNA:
GCTTGCCCGTGCCGAGATCGGCGGCGGTCCTGGAGACCTTCTCGCGGACGAGGGCCAGCGGCGTGCCCGCCTCCGCGGTGACGGCCACCGGAGCGCTGGAGACGCCCGTGGGAGCCCGGAACTCCCCGAAGACCTCCCGCAGGGCGCCGGCCCACTCCCCGGTCGTCACACCGGCGCGTGCGCACTCCAGGGTGGCCTCCATGAGGTTGCCGGTGCCCGCGGCGACCTCCTTGAGCTTCTCAAGGGCCTTGCAGGGGCGCGGATGGTTGAACGGCGGCTGGTAGCGGGTGTCGCGCCAGGTGCCGAGCGCCTTCACGACGCGGTTCTCGACGGCCGGGTCGACCGTCATGATCGCGGTGTCCAGGTCCGACGTGAGCGGGTTCGGCTCGGTCGACTCGTAGGCGTTGACGCCGACGATCTTCTCCTCGCCCGACTCGATGCGGGCCCTGCGCTCGGCGTGCGAGGTGACCAGCTGCGACTTCAGGTAACCGGACTCGACGGCGGCCATCGCGCCGCCCATCTGCTCGATGCGGTCCATCTCGGCGAGCGACTCCTCGACGAGGGACTCCACCTTGGCCTCGATGACGTGGCTGCCGTCGAAGATGTCCTCGTACTCCAGGAGGTCGCTCTCCAGGGCGAGCACCTGCTGGATGCGCAGCGACCACTGCTGGTCCCACGGCCGGGGCAGGCCCAGGGCCTCGTTCCACGCGGGAAGCTGCACGGCACGCGCGCGTGCGTCCTTGGACAGTGTGACGGCCAGCATCTCCAGGACGATGCGCTGGACGTTGTTCTCGGGCTGCGCCTCGGTCAGGCCGAGGGAGTTGACCTGCACCCCGTAGCGGAACCGGCGCTGCTTGGGGTTGGTGATGCCGTACCGCTCGCGTGTGACGCGGTCCCAGATGCGGCCGAACGCCCGCATCTTGCACATCTCCTCGACGAAACGGACGCCCGCGTTCACGAAGAAGGAGATACGGGCGACCACGTCACCGAACTTCTCCGGGGGCACCTGCCCGGAGTCGCGCACGGCGTCGAGCACGGCGACGGCGGTGGACATCGCGTAGGCGATCTCCTGCACCGGAGTGGCCCCGGCCTCCTGCAGGTGGTAGCTGCAGATGTTGATCGGGTTCCACTTGGGGATGTGCGCCACCGTGTACGTGATCATGTCGGTGGTGAGGCGGAGGGAGGGCACCGGCGGGAAGACGTGCGTCCCGCGCGAGAGGTACTCCTTGACGATGTCGTTCTGCGTCGTCCCCTGGAGCTGCGTGATGTCCACGCCCTGCTCCTCCGCGACCACCTGATAGAGCGCCAGAAGCCACATGGCCGTGGCGTTGATCGTCATCGAGGTGTTCATCTGGTCCAGGGGGATGTCCTGGAACAGCCGTCGCATGTCGCCCACGTGCGAGACGGGGACCCCGACCCGGCCGACCTCACCGCGGGCGAGGATGTGGTCCGGGTCGTAGCCGGTCTGCGTGGGCAGGTCGAACGCGACCGAGAGGCCCGTCTGACCCTTGGCGAGGTTGCGCCGGTACAGCTCGTTGGACGCCTCGGCCGTGGAGTGACCGGCATAGGTCCGCATGAGCCACGGCCGGTCCTTCTGACGCTCTGTCATGTGCGAACCCTCAGCCCTCAGACGTTACGGAAGCGGTTGATGGCGTCGATGTGCTGCGCGCGCTTCTCGTGGTCGCGCACGCCCATGCCCTCACGGGGAGCGAGCGCGAGGACGCCGACCTTGCCCTGGTGGAGGTTGCGGTGCACGTCGTAGGCGGCCTGACCGGTGTCCTCCAGGGAGTAGACACGGGAGAGGGTGGGGTGGATCTTGCCCTTGGCGATGAGGCGGTTGGCCTCCCAGGCCTCGCGGTAGTTCGCGAAGTGCGAACCGATGATCCGCTTCAGGGACATCCACAGGTAGCGGTTGTCGTACTCGTGGTTGTAGCCCGAGGTCGAGGCGCAGGTGACGATGGTGCCGCCCTTGCGGGTGACGTACACGCTCGCGCCGAAGGTCTCGCGGCCCGGGTGCTCGAAGACGATGTCCACGTCCTCGCCGCCGGTCAGCTCGCGGATGCGCTTGCCGAAGCGCTTCCACTCCTTGGGGTCCTGGGTGTGCTCGTCCTTCCAGAACTTGTAGCCCTCGGCGTTGCGGTCGATGACCGCCTCCGCGCCCATGGCCTCACAGATGGCGGCCTTCTCCGGGCTGGACACGACACAGATCGGGTTGGCGCCGCCGGCCAGTGCGAACTGGGTGGCGTACGAGCCGAGTCCGCCGCTCGCGCCCCAGATCAGGACGTTGTCGCCCTGCTTCATGCCGGCCCCGTTGCGCGAGACGAGCTGGCGGTAGGCGGTGGAGTTCACCAGGCCGGGGGATGCGGCCTCCTCCCAGCTCAGGTGGTCCGGCTTGGGCATCAGCTGGTTGGACTTGACCAGAGCGATCTCGGCGAGGCCGCCGAAGTTGGTCTCGAAGCCCCAGATGCGCTGCTCGGGGTCGAGCATCGTGTCGTTGTGGCCGTCCGAGGACTCCAGCTCGACGCTCAGGCAGTGCGCGACGACCTCGTCGCCCGGGTTCCAGGCGTTCACGCCGGGACCGGTGCGCAGCACGACGCCCGCCAGGTCGGAGCCGATGATGTGGTACGGCAGGTCGTGGCGCTTGGTGAGCTCGCTCAGCCGGCCGTAGCGCTCCAGGAAGCTGAAGGTGGACACCGGCTCGAAGATCGAGGTCCACACGGAGTTGTAGTTGACCGAGGAGGCCATCACGGCCACCAGGGCCTCGCCCGGCCCGAGTTCGGGCACCGGCACGTCGTCCAGGTGGATCGACTTGCGGGGGTCCTTGTCGCGGGTCTCGAGCCCGGCGAACATCTCCGCCTCGTCCTTGTGCACGGTGATCGCGCGGTACGAGTCGGGCAGGGGGAGTGCGGCGAAGTCGGCGGACTGTGCGTCCTGCGACTGGATCGCGTCCAGGATTTCCTTCACGGTGATGCCTCCGGCGAAGTGCGGCCCCCCTCTGAGGGGAGCACGCTCTTGAGGGTTACGTCGGGTGCTGCTGATGCAGGTGGTGGAGGGTGTGCCGTCGGTTCGGCGAAGGGTGGTGCTCGGCAGCGCTTGGTGTGGCGCGGGAGGTTGCCTGTGACGCAGGCGTCCGGGCGCACGAGCCGTGGCTTGTGGGGACAGCCGGCGTACGGAAGTTCTCTGCACGCCGGCCGCCCGGACAACATCAACGTATGACACCGCGTGCCAGTCGGCAAGACACTGAGTGCCATCAATTTTTGATGGATGATCGATCAGTGCAGGTCAGAGGGTGTGGCGGCACGACGAAGGGGGCGCTACCGGTGGGTAGCGCCCCCTCAAAAGCCCAGGACGAAAGTGCGGAAAAGGGACTCTACGCCTCCCGCAGCGCCTTCTCGATCGTCCGCATGATCTCGTCCAGCGGTGCGTCCGTCCGGGCCACGGTGACCAGCACATCGCCCCCGGTGCTGACCGAGGCCGCCGGTGCAGTGGTGGTGTCGCGGCCCGCCCCGATGCCCGAACCGAAGGTCCTGCGGACGATGGCGAAGGCGTGGTCCAGTTGGGTCTCCACATCACCCTGGCCGCCCGCGCGCAGCCACCGGCGAAGGACGTGATTGTGCGCGGTCACCACCGCGGAGGCGGCCACCTCGGCGAGCAGCGGGTCGTCGTTGCCGTCGTGGTGCGCCTGCTCGTCGAAGTGGCCCAGGAGATAGCGCGTGAAGAGCCGTTCGTAGCGCGCCACGGAGGCGATCTCCCGCTCGCGCAGCGTGGGGACCTCGCGCGTCAGGCGGTAGCGCTCGACGGACACGGCGGGCGACGCCGCGTACATCTTCATGACTTCCTTGATGCCCCGGCACACCGTGTCGAGCGGGTGCTCGTGCGGCGGCGCCGCGTTCAGGACCGCCTCCGCCCGGATCAACGTGTCGTCGTGGTCCGGGAAGATCGCCTCTTCCTTGGAGCGGAAGTGCCGGAAGAAGGTCCGGCGTGCGACACCGGCCTGCGCGGCGATCTCGTCGACCGTCGTCGCCTCGTACCCCTTGGACGCGAAGAGCTCCATCGCGGCGGCCGCCAGCTCCCGGCGCATCTTGAGACGTTGGGCGGCGGCGCGGCTGCCGGCCGCGCTCTCCGGAGCGTCGGGCGTAGCGGGCGTACGTGAGGACTTGGCGGCCTTGGGCATGACCCGAACGTACTGCATATGCGCAGCCGAGTGCTCCTGTGGGACGGGGCTGAGCGGCGGCGGGACGGGGCCGAGCGGCGGTGGGACGGGGCCGCCCGACGGTTCGAGCAGCCCGCCCCAGTCCGTGCGCGGTCTTCCGTCGGGCGCGCTCCCGTCCGCTTCCGGCCTACCGTCGGGCATATTCGCGGAAGCCGCGGCCGGTCTTGCGGCCGAGGCAGCCCGCGGCCACCAGGTGTTCGAGCAGGGGAGCGGGGGCGAGGCCCGGGTCGCGGAACTCGCGGTGCAGGACCTTCTCGATGGCGAGCGAGACATCCAGGCCGACGACGTCCAGGAGCTCGAAGGGGCCCATGGGGTAGCCGCCGCCGAGCTTCATCGCGGCGTCGATGTCGTCGAGCGTCGCGTAGTGCTCCTGGACCATCTTGACCGCGTTGTTGAGGTAGGGGAACAGGAGCGCGTTCACGATGAAACCGGCGCGGTCGCCGCAGTCCACCGGGTGCTTCTTGATCGTCGAGCAGACCTGCCGGACCGTCGCGTGCACGTCGTCGTCCGTGAGGACCGTGCGGACCACCTCGACCAGCTTCATCGCCGGTGCCGGGTTGAAGAAGTGCATGCCGATCACGTCGCCGGGGCGTGAGGTGGCGCGGGCGCAGGCGACGACCGGCAGGGACGAGGTCGTGGTCGCCAGGATCGCGCCCGGCTTGCAGACCTTGTCGAACGCCGCGAACAGCTGCTGCTTGATCTCCAGGTCCTCGGCGACCGCCTCAAGGGCAAGATCGACATCGGCGAACGCGTCGTACGTACCGGCGGGAACGATCCGGTCCAGGGTCTTCGCCGCGGTCTCCGCCGTCATCCGCCCCTTGTCGACAGAGCGTGAAAGGGACTTGGCGATACGGGACTTGGCCTTCTCCGCCTTCTCCTCGCTGCGCGCGGCGAGCACCACGTCGTAACCGGCCTTGGCGAAGACCTCGGCGATGCCGGACGCCATGGTCCCGGAGCCCGCGACTCCGACCGAGCGGATGGTGCGCCCGCCGCCGTGCCGCCCGTCCTCCGGCGGGGTCAGCGCGTCCCGCACGACGACCGAACTGCCGGGCGCCTCGTACGAGTAGAAGCCGCGCCCCGACTTGCGTCCGGTCAGGCCCGCCTCGCTGAGCTGCTTGAGGATCGGGGCGGGTGCGTGCAGCCGGTCGTGGGACTCGGAGTACATCGCGTCGAGCACCGTGCGGGCGGTGTCGACGCCGATCAGGTCGAGCAGGGCGAGGGGGCCCATCGGCAGGCCGCAGCCGAGGCGCATCGCGGCGTCGATGTCCTCGCGGGACGCGTACTTGGCCTCGTACATCGCCGCGGCCTGGTTGAGGTAGCCGAAGAGCAGGCCGTCGGCGACGAATCCGGGCCGGTCGCCGACCGCGACGGGCTCCTTGCCGAGCGCGTACGCCAGGTCGGTCACGGAGGCGACGGCCGCGGGTGCGGTCAGCACGGACGACACGACCTCGACCAGCTTCATCGCCGGGGCCGGGTTGAAGAAGTGCAGGCCGAGCACGCGCTCGGGGCGCTGCGACTCGGCGGCCAGACGGGTCACGGACAGCGCGTTCGTGCCGGTCGCGATGATCGTTCCGGGGCGCACCACACCGTCGAGTTCACGGATGATCTGCTGCTTGATCTCGTACGACTCCGGGGCGACCTCGATCACCAGGTCGGCGTCGGCCGCTGCTTGAAGATCGGTGAAGGTGCGGATACGGGCGATCGCGTCACGCCGCTCGTCCTCGGTGAGCTGCTCACGGCGCACGGCCCGCGCGGTGGACGACTCGATGGCGGCGACGGCCTGGGCGCCCGCGGCCTCGCTGATGTCGATGCCGATGACCTCGCGTCCCGCGCGGGCCAGGACCTCGGCGATGCCGGTGCCCATCGTGCCGAGACCGATCACGGCGACGGTGTTCAAGGGAGTGTCCATGCGTGGACTCCAGGAAGTGAGTGACGACTGAGGGGCGCACGCGGTGCGCGGCAACGGCGGCGCGGCGTACGGGAGGAGAGCTGCTGTGTGTCGTGACCGGGCGGCGAAGCGCGTACGCCCGTGAGGAGTCGGCGGGCTCTGTCCCGGAGCCGCCGTACTGGGTGGAGCTGAGGTGCTCTGAGCACCGAACCGACAAGCACTCGCTCGCACCGGCTGCGTCACCAGGCCGCTGCGAGTTCAGGTACTGCTGACGGGGAGTGTGCCCCGCTCACTTGAGATTAACCGGCGAGTAACGAGCGCGCCAGTCCCCAGGGTTTGTGATCTACATCGCGGATAGGCTCCCCGTCATGGACGTGGAGTTGCGCACGGTGACGGAACGCTTACGCCGCGAGGCAGGAGTCTCGGAGAGTTACGAGAGGCTGGTCGCGACCGGCGATGTGGAGGAACTGGCGGAGGTGCTCGCCGCGGCGGGTCAGCCACTGTGGGCACGGGAGCTCGCGGCGGTCCGTCTCGGCGCCGCCGGGGACAGCCGGGCCTTCGAGTCCCTCGTGCTGCTCCTCAACCACCGTGATCCATCGCGCTGTGCGGCCGCCGCGTACGCCCTGGCCAGGCTGGGTGATCCCCGTACGGCGCGGGCGGCAGCCGCCCTGGCCACCAATGAGCTGCGGGTCGCCTACGCCCTGCACCCCGTACGTCTGCTCACGGAGCTGCGCGCGCCCGAGTCGGCGCCCGCCCTCATCACCACGCTGAAGCGCAGACTCGCCCCGCACGACCCCTACGGGAAGATCGCGCTGGCGTGCGTGGAGGGCCTCGGCGCACTGGGAGACCCACGGGCCCGCCCCGTCCTGACGGAGGCCTGCGGCTACCCACGTCTCGCGGCGGCGGCGTCCGCGGCCCTCGCCCGGCTGCCGGCCTAGCGTCCTACAGGACGGCGTACGCCTCGATCTCCATCAGGACCTGTGGCGATACCAGCGCGGAGACCTGGACCGCCGATGCGGCGGGGAGGC
This region includes:
- the ccrA gene encoding crotonyl-CoA carboxylase/reductase: MKEILDAIQSQDAQSADFAALPLPDSYRAITVHKDEAEMFAGLETRDKDPRKSIHLDDVPVPELGPGEALVAVMASSVNYNSVWTSIFEPVSTFSFLERYGRLSELTKRHDLPYHIIGSDLAGVVLRTGPGVNAWNPGDEVVAHCLSVELESSDGHNDTMLDPEQRIWGFETNFGGLAEIALVKSNQLMPKPDHLSWEEAASPGLVNSTAYRQLVSRNGAGMKQGDNVLIWGASGGLGSYATQFALAGGANPICVVSSPEKAAICEAMGAEAVIDRNAEGYKFWKDEHTQDPKEWKRFGKRIRELTGGEDVDIVFEHPGRETFGASVYVTRKGGTIVTCASTSGYNHEYDNRYLWMSLKRIIGSHFANYREAWEANRLIAKGKIHPTLSRVYSLEDTGQAAYDVHRNLHQGKVGVLALAPREGMGVRDHEKRAQHIDAINRFRNV
- a CDS encoding protein meaA, with translation MTERQKDRPWLMRTYAGHSTAEASNELYRRNLAKGQTGLSVAFDLPTQTGYDPDHILARGEVGRVGVPVSHVGDMRRLFQDIPLDQMNTSMTINATAMWLLALYQVVAEEQGVDITQLQGTTQNDIVKEYLSRGTHVFPPVPSLRLTTDMITYTVAHIPKWNPINICSYHLQEAGATPVQEIAYAMSTAVAVLDAVRDSGQVPPEKFGDVVARISFFVNAGVRFVEEMCKMRAFGRIWDRVTRERYGITNPKQRRFRYGVQVNSLGLTEAQPENNVQRIVLEMLAVTLSKDARARAVQLPAWNEALGLPRPWDQQWSLRIQQVLALESDLLEYEDIFDGSHVIEAKVESLVEESLAEMDRIEQMGGAMAAVESGYLKSQLVTSHAERRARIESGEEKIVGVNAYESTEPNPLTSDLDTAIMTVDPAVENRVVKALGTWRDTRYQPPFNHPRPCKALEKLKEVAAGTGNLMEATLECARAGVTTGEWAGALREVFGEFRAPTGVSSAPVAVTAEAGTPLALVREKVSRTAADLGTGKLRFLVGKPGLDGHSNGAEQIAVRARDAGFEVVYQGIRLTPEQIVDAALAEDVHAVGLSILSGSHAQLVPDVLERLREAGAPDIPVIAGGIIPNSDAEDLKAAGVAAVFTPKDFGITEIIGRIVDEIRKANKLDPLLDPLEVPA
- a CDS encoding TetR family transcriptional regulator codes for the protein MPKAAKSSRTPATPDAPESAAGSRAAAQRLKMRRELAAAAMELFASKGYEATTVDEIAAQAGVARRTFFRHFRSKEEAIFPDHDDTLIRAEAVLNAAPPHEHPLDTVCRGIKEVMKMYAASPAVSVERYRLTREVPTLREREIASVARYERLFTRYLLGHFDEQAHHDGNDDPLLAEVAASAVVTAHNHVLRRWLRAGGQGDVETQLDHAFAIVRRTFGSGIGAGRDTTTAPAASVSTGGDVLVTVARTDAPLDEIMRTIEKALREA
- a CDS encoding 3-hydroxyacyl-CoA dehydrogenase family protein, translated to MDTPLNTVAVIGLGTMGTGIAEVLARAGREVIGIDISEAAGAQAVAAIESSTARAVRREQLTEDERRDAIARIRTFTDLQAAADADLVIEVAPESYEIKQQIIRELDGVVRPGTIIATGTNALSVTRLAAESQRPERVLGLHFFNPAPAMKLVEVVSSVLTAPAAVASVTDLAYALGKEPVAVGDRPGFVADGLLFGYLNQAAAMYEAKYASREDIDAAMRLGCGLPMGPLALLDLIGVDTARTVLDAMYSESHDRLHAPAPILKQLSEAGLTGRKSGRGFYSYEAPGSSVVVRDALTPPEDGRHGGGRTIRSVGVAGSGTMASGIAEVFAKAGYDVVLAARSEEKAEKAKSRIAKSLSRSVDKGRMTAETAAKTLDRIVPAGTYDAFADVDLALEAVAEDLEIKQQLFAAFDKVCKPGAILATTTSSLPVVACARATSRPGDVIGMHFFNPAPAMKLVEVVRTVLTDDDVHATVRQVCSTIKKHPVDCGDRAGFIVNALLFPYLNNAVKMVQEHYATLDDIDAAMKLGGGYPMGPFELLDVVGLDVSLAIEKVLHREFRDPGLAPAPLLEHLVAAGCLGRKTGRGFREYARR
- a CDS encoding adenylosuccinate lyase; its protein translation is MDVELRTVTERLRREAGVSESYERLVATGDVEELAEVLAAAGQPLWARELAAVRLGAAGDSRAFESLVLLLNHRDPSRCAAAAYALARLGDPRTARAAAALATNELRVAYALHPVRLLTELRAPESAPALITTLKRRLAPHDPYGKIALACVEGLGALGDPRARPVLTEACGYPRLAAAASAALARLPA